From Cytophagia bacterium CHB2, the proteins below share one genomic window:
- a CDS encoding DUF4394 domain-containing protein — translation MLSITHKSSKRGVVYFILPGLLAILSLACQERIMQPQVQGRPIYGVDANNNLIRFGSMRPDSVTNRKYISGLQDSEYILGIDFRPVDGRLYGVSNFNLIYVIDTVSAVALPARSTAFPTLLNGTFFGFGFNPVPDKIRIHSNAEQDLRIDPVTGVLARDSTLAYDFSDVYFGFNPNIVGTAYTNSVAGAIITSLFAIDSNLDVLVTLPSPNNGKLLTIGDLGVNTNDYVGFDISGPDGVAYASLTPASNGGSGFYLINLATGAATLLGTIGNFFPLHSIAIAP, via the coding sequence ATGTTATCGATTACGCACAAATCATCGAAGAGGGGAGTTGTTTATTTTATCCTGCCGGGCCTGCTGGCAATCTTATCACTTGCCTGCCAGGAGCGGATTATGCAACCGCAAGTGCAGGGCCGGCCGATTTATGGCGTCGATGCCAACAATAATTTGATACGCTTTGGCAGCATGCGCCCGGACAGCGTTACCAACAGGAAATATATCTCGGGCCTGCAGGACAGTGAATACATCCTCGGAATTGATTTCCGCCCGGTTGACGGCAGGCTCTATGGCGTCAGCAATTTCAATCTTATTTATGTGATTGATACGGTTTCGGCAGTGGCTTTGCCGGCGCGCTCAACAGCGTTTCCAACATTGTTGAACGGAACGTTCTTCGGTTTCGGGTTCAATCCCGTGCCGGATAAAATCCGCATTCACAGCAATGCCGAGCAGGATCTGCGGATCGATCCTGTTACCGGCGTGCTGGCCCGGGATTCGACGCTCGCGTACGATTTCAGCGACGTCTACTTCGGCTTCAATCCGAATATTGTCGGCACGGCATACACCAACAGCGTTGCCGGCGCTATCATTACCTCGCTTTTCGCGATTGATTCCAATCTCGACGTGCTGGTAACTTTACCTTCGCCTAACAACGGCAAATTGTTGACCATCGGCGATCTCGGCGTCAACACCAATGATTACGTCGGCTTTGACATCTCCGGTCCGGACGGTGTTGCTTATGCTTCGTTGACGCCGGCGTCGAATGGCGGCTCGGGTTTCTATCTGATCAATTTAGCCACCGGCGCCGCGACCTTGCTCGGAACTATTGGTAATTTTTTTCCGTTGCATAGCATTGCCATTGCGCCGTAA